One stretch of Hydrogenovibrio kuenenii DSM 12350 DNA includes these proteins:
- a CDS encoding glycosyltransferase family 2 protein, whose protein sequence is MRLSIVATLYCSSSYIAEFCSRVKDTATKLVDDDYEIILVNDGSPDNSLEIAVEMSKNDGHIRVVDLSRNFGHHKAMMTGLMHATGQKVFLIDSDLEEEPEWLLVFDEILQAEDCDVVYGVQKQRKGNFFEQWGGKIFYKLFNFLTGLQLPTKGITTARLMKRAYVKALVQHQERTISIGGLFQITGFQQRAEEVVKHSRSESTYTLRKKMALAIDSIASFSNLPLLMVFYLGLIVSFIALVIIVYFIALWLFFDNPVQGWTSLIASIWLLGGMIISSIGMLGIYLSKMFIEVKQRPYTIVRRIFVHGKAIDFLEE, encoded by the coding sequence ATGCGTTTATCAATTGTAGCGACTCTTTATTGTTCATCCAGTTATATAGCTGAATTTTGTAGCCGAGTAAAAGATACAGCTACAAAATTAGTTGATGATGACTATGAAATCATATTAGTTAACGATGGCTCTCCAGATAATAGTTTGGAAATAGCAGTGGAAATGTCCAAAAATGACGGGCATATCAGAGTTGTAGACCTCTCAAGAAATTTTGGGCATCACAAGGCGATGATGACCGGCTTGATGCATGCAACAGGTCAGAAAGTATTTCTGATTGACAGCGATCTTGAAGAAGAGCCTGAGTGGCTGTTAGTGTTTGATGAAATACTGCAAGCAGAAGATTGTGATGTCGTCTATGGTGTTCAAAAACAAAGAAAGGGAAACTTTTTTGAGCAGTGGGGCGGGAAAATATTTTATAAGCTCTTTAATTTTTTGACAGGATTGCAGCTGCCAACGAAAGGCATAACAACTGCACGGTTAATGAAAAGGGCATATGTTAAAGCATTAGTGCAGCACCAAGAAAGAACAATCAGTATTGGTGGACTTTTTCAAATTACAGGGTTTCAGCAAAGAGCGGAAGAAGTTGTAAAGCACTCCAGAAGCGAGAGCACCTACACGTTGAGAAAGAAAATGGCTTTGGCAATTGACTCCATAGCATCGTTCAGTAACTTACCTTTGTTGATGGTGTTTTATCTGGGGTTGATTGTGTCGTTTATTGCTCTTGTAATAATTGTGTACTTTATTGCTCTGTGGCTGTTCTTTGATAATCCGGTCCAAGGTTGGACATCGTTGATTGCATCTATTTGGCTTTTGGGGGGGATGATAATTTCTTCAATAGGTATGTTGGGTATTTATTTGTCAAAGATGTTTATCGAGGTTAAGCAACGCCCTTATACTATCGTCAGACGAATTTTTGTCCATGGAAAAGCCATTGATTTCTTAGAGGAATAG
- a CDS encoding GtrA family protein — MLENASQVRLMFLQLYRYGLIGIALNASGYTVYLMLTNIVGIQPLVVVSILYPSSLLLSFFFNKNYTFSYKGRLWPSSKRYLIAQTLGFLLNLGMIYIFVDYLGYPHEYVQLMAIFVVALFLFVMMRHFVYKN, encoded by the coding sequence ATGTTAGAAAATGCAAGTCAAGTTCGGTTAATGTTTTTACAGCTATATAGATACGGTTTAATAGGTATAGCATTAAATGCTAGTGGTTATACTGTTTATTTAATGTTGACAAATATTGTTGGAATTCAGCCTTTAGTAGTCGTTTCCATTCTTTATCCCTCTTCACTTTTATTAAGTTTTTTCTTTAACAAAAACTATACTTTTTCATATAAAGGTAGACTCTGGCCCTCTAGTAAACGCTATTTAATTGCACAGACGCTAGGTTTTTTGTTGAACTTAGGTATGATTTACATTTTTGTTGATTATTTGGGCTATCCGCATGAGTATGTGCAGCTTATGGCTATTTTTGTAGTAGCACTGTTTTTGTTTGTTATGATGCGTCATTTTGTATATAAGAATTGA
- a CDS encoding methyltransferase domain-containing protein, whose translation MKLCLKCGEKYESTLLKCPACNFEYKFIDGFEAYAEKFAEDGGGFEADSFDHLAQVEEDSFWFRSRNRILVWMLKKYCTNMSSYLEVGCGTGYVLRAIKEAFPNVKTYGSEIFIAGLKQAKNRLSDTTLFQMDARKIPYYEEFNVIGAFDVVEHIKEDKAVFQQMYQALKPGGFVILTVPQHPLLWSQMDVLACHERRYTRNELQEKLKQGGFKIVRTTSFVTFLLPMMMIRITKKNRKVEVGEELSLPPILDKILEMVMKVELFFIKAGVNFPVGGSRLVLAQKL comes from the coding sequence ATGAAGTTATGTCTTAAATGTGGTGAGAAATATGAGTCAACTTTACTAAAATGCCCAGCTTGTAATTTTGAATATAAATTTATTGACGGTTTTGAGGCTTATGCTGAAAAGTTTGCTGAGGATGGTGGTGGCTTTGAGGCAGATTCTTTTGACCACTTAGCTCAAGTTGAAGAGGATAGTTTTTGGTTTAGATCAAGAAACCGGATTCTGGTTTGGATGTTGAAAAAATATTGCACCAATATGAGTTCTTATTTAGAGGTGGGATGTGGAACCGGATATGTATTGAGAGCAATCAAAGAAGCATTCCCCAATGTTAAAACTTATGGAAGTGAAATATTCATTGCAGGTCTTAAGCAAGCAAAAAATAGGTTGTCAGATACTACATTATTTCAGATGGATGCAAGAAAAATCCCTTATTATGAAGAGTTTAATGTAATAGGTGCATTTGACGTAGTCGAGCATATAAAAGAGGATAAGGCTGTATTTCAGCAAATGTATCAAGCTTTGAAGCCCGGAGGGTTTGTTATCTTAACGGTGCCTCAACATCCATTGCTTTGGAGTCAGATGGATGTGCTAGCTTGTCATGAAAGACGTTATACGAGGAATGAACTGCAAGAAAAGTTAAAACAAGGGGGGTTCAAAATAGTTAGAACAACGTCATTTGTTACTTTTCTATTGCCAATGATGATGATAAGAATAACTAAAAAAAACCGGAAAGTGGAGGTTGGAGAGGAGCTTTCTTTACCGCCAATCCTTGATAAGATTCTTGAAATGGTAATGAAAGTAGAATTATTTTTTATTAAAGCCGGAGTTAACTTTCCTGTTGGGGGGTCTCGGTTGGTTTTGGCTCAAAAGCTTTGA
- a CDS encoding Wzz/FepE/Etk N-terminal domain-containing protein, whose translation MEDYIDNKESVDFARLYKDFKSQYKLISVVTLVVILIGMSYLVQLPNLYGAKAVVQVMTVIKGAKTTEKQISSQGDVPYNEIEKALKTKEILDAIVPATIKVDPKKVEGILYITATAQTPDKAKEKVRKAFEVINERYQKIYSRLEKHGFEIVSPTELVGPIDVSRKPVSPNKPIIITATVVIGMLLGLFLAYLRILIIKND comes from the coding sequence ATGGAAGACTATATTGATAACAAAGAAAGTGTTGATTTTGCCCGTTTGTACAAAGATTTTAAATCGCAATACAAACTGATTTCAGTTGTTACTTTAGTAGTAATATTAATTGGAATGTCTTATTTGGTACAACTGCCAAATCTCTATGGAGCGAAAGCAGTCGTTCAGGTGATGACTGTAATAAAAGGAGCAAAAACCACTGAAAAACAAATTTCTTCTCAGGGGGACGTTCCATATAATGAGATAGAAAAAGCTTTGAAAACAAAAGAGATTTTAGATGCAATTGTACCCGCAACCATTAAGGTTGACCCTAAGAAAGTTGAGGGGATATTGTATATAACTGCAACAGCGCAGACGCCTGATAAAGCTAAAGAAAAGGTTAGAAAAGCGTTTGAAGTAATAAATGAACGTTACCAGAAGATATATTCCCGACTTGAAAAACATGGCTTTGAAATTGTATCTCCAACGGAGTTGGTTGGGCCAATTGATGTCTCAAGAAAGCCTGTGTCTCCGAATAAACCAATTATTATTACAGCTACAGTGGTTATAGGCATGCTATTAGGTTTATTTCTCGCTTACCTCCGCATTTTAATTATAAAAAATGATTGA
- a CDS encoding glycosyltransferase 87 family protein → MKTNEIRIYTAFYILAFCYIGYFFLSNSYLPAPFFYNRNDLFMDFFNVLRWSDDPGRYYVWGSIYPPFSFLLAKLLSVFMPVDVFSNALVYRDYAWKVFVLTLIPLVSVIFLKDFIRLSKNYRYALAIIFLSAPMLYALERGNLIIFCYFFLVIAFLNYRNNLLFSLFFALAISLKIYLIALVFVLFLMKDFWKIFLSLFFFIVVNQISATIIDAPDWYSLLSNIFSFSSGDRYYEWAYFSYSFKGLLAAAHYKMGVSTSIVATNFSQLLEIVNWTFQVLVLSIYALAVALFTYGSANQRRELAAYLSLLLLMLIMMIVSNAGGYVFVLLFVFIKLLVETKASRFLLFLAVLPTSFILVDTGNIYDTVSVLSQSEVYFGRVLYIGMVLRPVAFFLLYLVIFINFYNKVRELSLKPDRRFLAFNQV, encoded by the coding sequence ATGAAAACGAATGAAATAAGAATCTATACCGCTTTTTACATCTTGGCATTTTGTTATATAGGGTATTTCTTCCTTTCTAATTCTTACCTTCCAGCGCCTTTTTTTTATAATAGAAATGACCTGTTTATGGACTTTTTTAATGTCCTTAGATGGTCCGATGACCCAGGAAGGTACTACGTATGGGGCTCGATTTATCCGCCTTTTTCTTTTCTGTTGGCGAAATTATTGTCAGTATTCATGCCGGTGGATGTGTTTTCTAATGCATTAGTGTACAGAGATTATGCCTGGAAAGTGTTTGTGCTAACTCTTATTCCTCTGGTAAGTGTGATTTTCCTCAAGGATTTCATAAGACTATCTAAAAATTATCGTTACGCTTTAGCGATAATTTTTTTATCGGCACCTATGCTATATGCTTTGGAGAGAGGTAATTTAATAATTTTTTGTTATTTTTTTCTAGTGATTGCTTTTCTTAATTACAGAAACAACTTATTGTTTTCATTGTTTTTTGCGTTAGCGATTTCACTTAAAATATATTTGATTGCATTGGTGTTTGTTCTGTTTTTAATGAAAGATTTCTGGAAGATATTCCTTTCACTTTTTTTCTTTATTGTGGTGAACCAGATTTCAGCAACCATTATTGATGCTCCAGATTGGTATTCTCTTTTATCAAACATCTTTTCGTTTTCATCAGGCGATCGATACTATGAGTGGGCCTATTTCTCATATTCATTCAAGGGTTTACTCGCAGCAGCACATTACAAAATGGGAGTTAGTACGAGCATTGTAGCTACCAATTTTTCTCAGCTGTTGGAGATTGTAAACTGGACGTTCCAGGTGTTGGTTCTGAGTATTTACGCACTTGCTGTCGCGTTATTTACCTACGGCTCGGCTAATCAGCGCAGAGAACTAGCCGCATACCTGTCATTATTGCTACTGATGTTGATAATGATGATTGTCTCTAATGCAGGTGGATATGTTTTCGTTCTTTTATTTGTTTTTATAAAACTACTTGTGGAGACAAAGGCATCACGTTTTTTATTATTTTTAGCAGTCCTTCCGACAAGCTTTATTTTGGTTGATACAGGAAATATCTATGATACTGTTTCTGTTCTGTCTCAGTCAGAGGTTTATTTTGGTAGGGTACTTTATATCGGTATGGTTTTAAGGCCAGTAGCATTCTTTCTTCTTTATTTAGTTATATTCATCAATTTCTATAATAAGGTGCGTGAGTTGAGTTTGAAGCCAGACCGAAGATTTTTAGCGTTCAACCAAGTTTAA
- a CDS encoding ArnT family glycosyltransferase has translation MKGQSLFFGKRSFYEQGLLPFLLVLIHSLYLYIFLYFPISEDTGFYGFLAKSIANGAILHTDIPVATNGISIYLMAGLMKVFGPSLELVRLYYWAFYIGVTLLLYFIIKKESGYPFLAFILASVATLLLYSPQVTLDLGRTPIVVSLFLVLLFIHVWFSEIRYRTLYGGVLLGLAAINREPFIFILLAVFVYFLSQVYRNQIKWKELIGFSLAAALALSINAILLTAYGNWSTYFFDMLHSGAGFRYSGGLLSLERLEQNLHRLTSGYYAYPYNLFQYYPIVVLGLTSYFFKTESNLINFIKYIVLPAFVVVEIIINKTASYSIQPIIVCLTVLSSLSIVNIFKKFESYINNFAGARKNSLLFVDWLLLVGLLVFIFVLPSVAFMYKGYKLYYFPSVLLKTGAAMDATPKRLLAVTNRIHHRTVSTFSQYPFLFLSNTNYRPKMPYAEDLTMPYNMGRPELRTSQLNMLRKNPPDLYVDKSGGKDFLSKWTDLGGIVANEYILIAYFFRPKDVFEQYRERIFLSKKLFKKTFFKMSQSNGVANEMLVNHSNSSTIFKVTPVAGRKCLGGLSVVSGVNHVQYDYNYFKDSDDGVYIFVQPNAQFKIYNSQLGCNQFKVEGFQQK, from the coding sequence GTGAAAGGTCAAAGTTTGTTTTTTGGGAAAAGAAGCTTCTATGAACAAGGTTTGTTACCTTTTTTATTAGTTCTCATCCATAGTCTATACCTGTATATTTTTCTATATTTCCCCATCTCTGAAGATACGGGTTTTTATGGCTTTTTGGCTAAATCAATAGCTAATGGAGCTATACTGCACACAGATATTCCCGTGGCAACCAATGGAATTAGTATTTACCTAATGGCTGGGCTTATGAAGGTGTTTGGTCCATCACTTGAGTTGGTTAGACTCTACTATTGGGCCTTCTATATAGGTGTAACTCTGTTGCTTTACTTTATTATAAAAAAAGAGAGTGGTTACCCCTTCTTGGCTTTTATTTTGGCATCTGTAGCGACTCTGCTTTTATATTCTCCCCAAGTAACCTTAGACTTGGGCAGGACGCCAATTGTCGTTTCATTATTTTTAGTATTATTGTTTATACATGTATGGTTCTCAGAAATTCGTTATAGAACTTTATACGGAGGGGTATTGCTGGGGTTGGCCGCCATTAACCGAGAACCATTTATTTTTATTCTTTTGGCAGTCTTTGTTTATTTTTTAAGCCAGGTTTATAGGAATCAAATTAAGTGGAAAGAATTAATTGGTTTTTCATTAGCAGCAGCGTTAGCGCTATCAATAAATGCGATTTTACTTACCGCATATGGCAATTGGTCTACGTACTTTTTTGATATGCTTCACTCAGGTGCGGGGTTTCGGTATTCTGGAGGTCTACTTTCTTTAGAGCGTTTAGAGCAAAATTTACACCGTTTAACATCGGGTTATTACGCATATCCATATAACCTTTTTCAATATTATCCTATAGTAGTACTGGGCCTAACATCATACTTTTTTAAGACTGAGAGCAATTTAATTAATTTTATAAAATATATTGTTTTACCGGCTTTTGTTGTAGTTGAAATTATCATTAATAAGACTGCATCCTATAGCATTCAGCCTATAATTGTTTGTCTAACCGTGTTAAGTAGTTTGTCAATTGTTAATATCTTTAAGAAGTTTGAGAGCTATATAAATAATTTTGCTGGAGCACGAAAGAATTCGTTATTGTTTGTGGATTGGTTATTGTTAGTTGGATTGTTAGTCTTTATTTTTGTGCTACCAAGTGTTGCATTCATGTACAAAGGGTACAAGTTGTATTACTTCCCTTCGGTTCTACTGAAAACTGGCGCTGCAATGGATGCAACTCCTAAAAGGTTGTTAGCAGTGACTAATAGGATACATCACAGAACAGTTTCAACTTTTAGTCAGTATCCTTTTTTATTTTTATCTAATACAAATTATAGACCTAAAATGCCTTATGCCGAAGACCTTACTATGCCATATAATATGGGGCGTCCAGAGCTACGAACAAGCCAATTGAATATGTTGAGAAAGAATCCTCCAGATTTGTATGTAGACAAGTCGGGGGGGAAGGACTTTCTTTCAAAATGGACTGACCTTGGTGGTATTGTAGCCAATGAATATATTTTGATTGCTTATTTTTTTAGGCCAAAAGACGTGTTTGAGCAATATAGGGAAAGGATTTTTCTGAGTAAAAAATTGTTCAAGAAAACATTTTTTAAAATGAGTCAGAGCAATGGTGTCGCGAATGAGATGCTCGTTAATCATTCCAATAGCTCGACAATCTTTAAGGTTACACCAGTAGCAGGTCGTAAATGCTTAGGCGGTTTATCAGTTGTCAGCGGGGTGAATCATGTTCAATATGATTATAATTATTTTAAAGACTCAGATGATGGTGTTTATATCTTTGTGCAACCCAATGCTCAATTCAAAATTTACAATTCACAATTAGGTTGCAACCAGTTTAAGGTTGAAGGGTTCCAACAAAAATAA
- a CDS encoding GtrA family protein has translation MVSNIFDKRIISFILVGILNTIFGYSLFSYFIYLGIYYPISVLLATILGVLFNFKTIGRLVFGHRDHSRIFHFIAVYTVIYVINVLGLWGMEQYGLYNKYIAGAILLIPLALLSFVLNKKYVFNQVNV, from the coding sequence GTGGTGAGTAATATATTTGATAAAAGAATAATAAGTTTTATTTTAGTTGGGATTCTTAATACAATTTTTGGTTATTCGTTATTTTCATATTTCATATATTTAGGGATTTACTATCCAATATCTGTTTTATTAGCAACGATTCTTGGAGTCTTGTTTAACTTTAAGACAATTGGTAGGCTGGTCTTTGGACATAGAGATCATTCTAGGATATTTCATTTTATTGCAGTATATACCGTTATATATGTTATTAACGTACTCGGTTTATGGGGAATGGAGCAATATGGTCTTTATAATAAGTATATTGCTGGAGCGATTTTGTTGATCCCTTTAGCTTTGCTATCTTTTGTTTTAAATAAAAAATATGTTTTTAATCAGGTAAATGTGTGA
- a CDS encoding glycosyltransferase family 2 protein gives MKKISIVTACYNEEENVEELIDRVRIVMSTDLSNYDYEHIFIDNASEDNTVALLKEQSQSDGRIKIIVNSRNFGHVRSPSYALLHADGDAVISLVADLQDPPEMLPEFVQKWEEGYDLVLAIKADSEERGLMFKVREAYYKLLFRLSEVPIFKNFTGFGLFDRKVIKALKQMNDPYPFFRGMLAEAGFKVYKLPYAQPMRARGITKNNFYSLYDMGILGIISNSKVPLRLAIFTGAVAAFLSLIIGFIYGVLKLVYWDEMSLGIAPLMILVSFMFSVMLFFIGIIGEYIGAIYTQVLNRPLVFVKERINFDNEE, from the coding sequence GTGAAAAAAATTAGTATTGTTACCGCGTGTTACAACGAGGAAGAAAATGTTGAAGAGCTTATTGATCGTGTAAGAATAGTGATGTCAACTGACTTATCCAACTACGATTATGAGCACATATTCATTGATAATGCGTCAGAAGATAATACCGTTGCCCTATTAAAAGAGCAGTCGCAATCGGATGGACGTATAAAAATAATTGTGAATTCGAGAAATTTTGGGCATGTAAGGTCACCGAGCTATGCTTTACTTCATGCGGACGGTGATGCAGTTATTTCCTTGGTGGCAGATTTGCAAGATCCGCCGGAGATGTTACCTGAATTTGTGCAAAAATGGGAAGAAGGTTACGATTTGGTTTTAGCTATTAAAGCTGATAGCGAAGAGCGCGGTTTAATGTTTAAAGTTCGTGAAGCCTATTATAAGTTATTGTTCCGTTTATCAGAGGTCCCCATTTTCAAAAATTTTACAGGATTTGGGTTGTTTGATCGAAAGGTCATTAAAGCACTTAAGCAAATGAACGACCCATATCCTTTTTTCAGGGGGATGTTGGCTGAAGCAGGTTTTAAAGTCTATAAGCTGCCATATGCACAGCCTATGAGAGCAAGAGGGATTACAAAGAATAATTTTTATAGCTTATATGATATGGGAATATTGGGAATTATCAGTAATTCTAAAGTTCCATTGAGATTAGCGATATTTACAGGTGCTGTCGCAGCTTTTTTGAGCCTAATTATTGGGTTTATTTATGGCGTTTTGAAGTTGGTTTACTGGGATGAAATGTCGTTGGGAATTGCGCCACTTATGATCCTTGTTTCTTTTATGTTTTCAGTTATGCTGTTCTTCATAGGTATTATTGGTGAATATATTGGCGCTATTTATACTCAAGTTTTGAATAGGCCATTGGTTTTTGTCAAGGAAAGAATCAACTTTGATAATGAAGAGTGA
- a CDS encoding glycosyltransferase family 2 protein: MSDLLAICIPTYNRADKLEKSLAYHAPKLAKYGIPIYISDNASEDGTQDVVSQYSEKYGNIFYHRNYSNLGPDKNFELVLKLPENAKYAWLLGDDDYLIFEHFDALVEKLKQSSSQLVVVNTRNQVFEKLDSKYSDINKLLRDLSWHMTFISSLIFSQDAVQKAEFRSYYDAGFVHVDSVFKYLASCDSISVLWNEEEMVTTLRVDDELPSWYSRMLEIFGENWVNTIFSLPLEYSAESKIIAVKALWQKSGIVSIKGVLVLRGLGQLSIRDYEKYKKVLEFLIGAKRWWVWLICLMPVSIISPVITVLYKRYVQRRINETQIFLENVNIDNE, from the coding sequence TTGAGTGATTTATTAGCCATTTGTATTCCGACTTATAATCGAGCAGATAAGCTAGAGAAAAGCTTAGCGTATCACGCGCCTAAGTTAGCAAAGTATGGGATTCCTATCTATATTAGCGACAATGCAAGTGAAGATGGAACACAAGATGTCGTTAGTCAATATTCAGAGAAATATGGAAATATTTTCTACCACAGAAATTACTCTAATTTGGGACCTGATAAGAACTTTGAACTAGTCCTGAAGTTGCCAGAAAATGCTAAGTATGCTTGGTTATTGGGTGATGATGATTATTTGATTTTTGAGCATTTTGATGCGTTAGTTGAAAAGTTGAAGCAATCAAGCAGTCAGCTTGTGGTGGTTAATACCAGAAATCAAGTGTTTGAAAAGCTGGACAGTAAGTATTCGGATATTAATAAGTTGTTACGAGACTTATCATGGCATATGACGTTTATAAGTTCACTGATTTTTAGTCAAGATGCTGTCCAAAAGGCAGAGTTTCGCAGTTACTATGATGCCGGTTTTGTTCATGTAGACAGTGTGTTTAAGTATTTAGCTAGTTGTGATTCTATATCGGTTTTGTGGAATGAAGAAGAGATGGTTACAACTTTGCGTGTTGATGACGAGTTACCAAGTTGGTATTCAAGAATGCTAGAAATTTTTGGAGAGAATTGGGTTAATACTATTTTTTCTTTACCACTTGAATATTCAGCTGAATCTAAAATTATTGCTGTCAAGGCGCTTTGGCAAAAATCGGGAATTGTTAGTATTAAAGGGGTGTTAGTCTTGAGGGGTTTGGGACAGTTGTCAATTAGAGACTATGAGAAATACAAGAAAGTTTTAGAATTTCTTATTGGAGCTAAGCGTTGGTGGGTTTGGTTAATTTGTTTAATGCCAGTATCCATAATATCTCCGGTAATTACTGTATTGTATAAGCGCTATGTTCAAAGGCGAATTAATGAAACTCAAATTTTTTTGGAAAACGTAAACATTGATAATGAATAA
- the glf gene encoding UDP-galactopyranose mutase, which produces MNKQKILIVGAGLSGVVIARLLGEAGYKVSVVDARSHIAGNCHSARDEETGVMVHKYGPHIFHTNNEEVWRFVKNFAEFMPYINRVKSTVNDKVYSLPINLHTINQFFEKALSPKEAVEFIEQLGDRSIDNPQTFEEQALRFVGKDLYEAFFKGYTKKQWGLEPSLLPASILKRLPVRFNYDDNYFNHKFQGMPKDGYTDLVENILKHPNIEVSLSCKINRDDIKEYHHVFYSGALDEWFGYQEGRLGYRTLDFEEIREEGDFQGCAVMNYGDENVPFTRIAEHKYFSPWEEHDKTVAFREYSRECGEKDIPYYPIRLVGEQSMLRRYVELAKKEKNISFIGRLGTYRYLDMDVTIEEAMRAARAFLAAREQGQRVPVFFVEPI; this is translated from the coding sequence ATGAATAAACAAAAGATCTTAATTGTCGGGGCTGGGCTTTCCGGCGTGGTCATCGCAAGACTTCTAGGCGAAGCTGGTTATAAAGTGTCTGTTGTTGATGCTAGGAGCCATATAGCCGGTAACTGCCATTCAGCGAGAGATGAAGAAACAGGTGTCATGGTGCATAAATATGGGCCACATATTTTTCATACAAATAATGAAGAGGTATGGCGTTTTGTTAAAAATTTTGCAGAATTTATGCCTTATATAAACAGGGTGAAGTCAACGGTAAACGATAAGGTTTATTCGTTACCGATCAATTTGCATACCATCAATCAGTTTTTTGAAAAAGCATTGTCGCCAAAAGAAGCGGTGGAATTTATCGAGCAGTTAGGCGACAGATCGATTGATAACCCTCAAACCTTTGAAGAGCAAGCTTTGAGATTTGTGGGTAAGGATTTGTATGAAGCCTTTTTCAAAGGCTACACCAAAAAACAGTGGGGGTTAGAGCCCTCGCTTTTACCCGCGAGTATTTTAAAGCGGTTGCCGGTGAGATTTAATTATGATGACAACTACTTTAACCATAAGTTTCAAGGGATGCCAAAAGATGGGTACACCGATCTGGTTGAAAACATTTTAAAGCATCCCAATATTGAAGTTAGTTTGAGTTGTAAAATTAATCGTGATGATATTAAAGAATATCATCATGTTTTCTACAGCGGAGCTCTTGATGAGTGGTTTGGTTATCAAGAGGGCAGGTTGGGGTATCGGACGCTAGATTTTGAAGAAATTCGAGAGGAAGGTGATTTTCAAGGGTGTGCTGTCATGAACTATGGTGATGAAAATGTGCCGTTTACCCGTATTGCAGAACATAAGTATTTTTCTCCCTGGGAAGAGCATGATAAGACGGTTGCGTTTAGAGAATATAGTCGTGAGTGTGGAGAAAAAGATATACCTTACTACCCAATACGTTTGGTAGGTGAGCAAAGTATGCTACGAAGATATGTTGAACTTGCGAAAAAAGAAAAAAATATTTCATTTATAGGTCGACTTGGAACTTATCGATATTTAGATATGGATGTGACTATTGAAGAAGCTATGCGTGCAGCAAGGGCTTTTCTTGCAGCTCGTGAGCAAGGGCAAAGAGTGCCTGTTTTTTTTGTTGAGCCAATATAA
- a CDS encoding DUF4422 domain-containing protein has product MKNQSIKIMVASHKDYEFPEDKGYFPVQVGKALSKADYDVVGDETGDNISLLNKSFCELTGLYWLWKNQEADIFGLVHYRRYFKPILDRSLKVKNLSIASSLDLATLMESFDVIVPRRRCYFIETIRSHYEKAHYISDVNVLEEVISQEAPEYLQAFEKVFQSRCLSLYNMFLMDKKHFNEYAEWLFNLLFKLEKRIPYKEYGPYQTRVFGFLAERLFNVWLENNKAYLKIKRLPVVNLEGENLFLKAWGLMRRRVLGEKLS; this is encoded by the coding sequence ATGAAGAATCAATCAATCAAAATTATGGTGGCTTCTCATAAGGATTATGAGTTTCCAGAAGATAAGGGATATTTTCCTGTTCAAGTCGGTAAGGCGTTAAGTAAAGCCGATTATGACGTTGTCGGCGATGAAACGGGAGATAATATTTCATTATTGAACAAATCATTCTGCGAGTTGACTGGGCTGTATTGGTTATGGAAAAACCAAGAGGCAGATATTTTCGGCTTGGTTCACTACAGAAGGTACTTTAAACCGATTTTAGACAGAAGTTTAAAGGTCAAAAATTTAAGTATTGCATCTTCACTTGACCTTGCCACATTAATGGAAAGCTTTGATGTAATCGTACCTAGGCGTCGTTGTTATTTTATCGAAACTATTAGATCTCATTATGAAAAGGCGCATTATATAAGTGATGTGAACGTTCTTGAGGAAGTGATTAGTCAGGAAGCTCCTGAATATCTTCAGGCATTTGAAAAAGTGTTTCAATCGAGGTGTTTGTCTTTGTATAACATGTTCTTAATGGATAAAAAGCATTTTAATGAATATGCGGAGTGGTTATTTAATTTGCTTTTCAAACTGGAAAAAAGGATTCCTTATAAAGAGTATGGGCCATATCAAACAAGAGTCTTTGGTTTTCTTGCTGAAAGGTTGTTCAATGTTTGGTTAGAAAATAATAAAGCTTATTTGAAAATAAAGAGGCTTCCGGTTGTAAATTTGGAAGGGGAAAATCTGTTTTTGAAGGCTTGGGGGTTGATGCGCAGAAGAGTTCTAGGTGAAAAGCTTTCATAA